The following proteins come from a genomic window of Paenibacillus swuensis:
- a CDS encoding sigma factor-like helix-turn-helix DNA-binding protein translates to MNEWLARELLEQLAESLNPRQMVLVILIDAFKFSTAESGKLLTMTEGAVKEGLKRARRRLHTVAGGDGSDIVDFRKHGRPTGGEMTSALFETFIAGFRKGDANMICQAYLNLAVQGVTIENLSICKGRYSFTLRDPNGHLIGFFQNI, encoded by the coding sequence ATGAACGAGTGGTTGGCGCGTGAATTGCTGGAGCAATTAGCCGAATCGTTGAATCCCAGACAAATGGTACTTGTCATTCTAATTGATGCATTCAAATTCAGCACAGCGGAGTCAGGGAAGCTACTAACGATGACCGAAGGCGCAGTGAAGGAAGGGCTGAAACGGGCTCGCCGGCGCTTGCACACAGTCGCCGGAGGGGATGGCTCGGACATTGTAGATTTTCGTAAACACGGTAGGCCGACTGGTGGGGAAATGACCTCTGCGTTGTTCGAGACCTTCATAGCTGGTTTTCGAAAAGGTGACGCCAACATGATTTGTCAGGCCTACTTAAATCTGGCCGTCCAAGGCGTAACGATCGAGAATTTATCTATATGCAAAGGTAGATATTCATTCACCTTGAGAGATCCGAACGGTCATTTAATCGGTTTTTTTCAAAATATTTAG
- a CDS encoding VOC family protein: MSVKVKNYAVVQLPVRDLEASVKWYKEVLGIPFTFKYTPGDKEAWLNVGGVGLGLIHCQEVPKLDFANSQGQLQPIISLQVENIHEAYEELKSKGMEVGEMVYKPQGGYSFTFRDPDGHFGNLWGGWPKEN; this comes from the coding sequence ATGTCTGTTAAAGTGAAAAATTATGCGGTAGTCCAATTGCCGGTCCGCGATCTGGAAGCATCCGTGAAATGGTACAAGGAGGTACTTGGCATTCCGTTCACATTTAAATACACTCCAGGCGATAAGGAGGCCTGGCTCAATGTCGGAGGAGTTGGCCTCGGACTAATCCACTGCCAGGAGGTACCAAAGTTGGATTTTGCCAATAGCCAGGGTCAGTTGCAACCAATTATCTCTTTACAGGTGGAGAACATCCACGAAGCGTACGAAGAACTAAAGAGTAAAGGGATGGAAGTAGGAGAGATGGTGTATAAGCCACAAGGCGGTTACAGCTTTACCTTCCGCGATCCGGACGGGCATTTTGGAAACCTCTGGGGCGGTTGGCCAAAGGAAAATTAA
- a CDS encoding GNAT family N-acetyltransferase, which produces MNPILIDFPDQFTTERLLIRTPLPGDGKVVYESIISSINELKEWFHFFAQNEHSEQSIEANLRESHVKFIKREDLRLLIFDKETKQFIGLSGLNKPDWEIRKFEIGYWIDTRMRGNGYMTEAVQGITNFAFTELKARRVEIRCDTLNYKSKAIPERLGFQLEGTLRGNDLSTDKSQIRDTHIYALVK; this is translated from the coding sequence ATGAATCCAATACTAATAGATTTTCCAGACCAATTTACAACCGAAAGGTTGTTGATTAGAACACCTCTACCTGGTGATGGCAAGGTAGTGTACGAAAGTATAATCTCATCAATCAATGAGCTCAAGGAGTGGTTTCATTTTTTTGCGCAGAACGAACATTCTGAACAGTCAATCGAAGCAAATTTACGGGAATCACATGTAAAGTTTATTAAGAGAGAAGATCTTCGGCTGCTGATATTTGATAAAGAAACTAAACAATTTATTGGTTTATCAGGATTAAATAAGCCAGATTGGGAGATACGTAAATTTGAAATCGGATACTGGATTGATACACGTATGAGAGGAAATGGGTATATGACTGAAGCAGTTCAAGGAATAACCAATTTTGCTTTTACAGAGTTGAAGGCTAGAAGAGTAGAAATTCGTTGTGATACTTTAAATTATAAGAGTAAGGCGATTCCAGAACGATTAGGCTTTCAATTAGAAGGAACATTAAGAGGTAATGATTTATCAACAGATAAGAGTCAGATAAGAGATACTCATATATACGCTCTAGTTAAATAA
- a CDS encoding DUF948 domain-containing protein — MSVEISVTLIALAFTALVVYLILTLKKAMNVLDETNSALSDVRKAVNGITSESKQLIHTANEITIDVKDKIKAVDPLIETAHDVGEALHSVTNTVRQAAEFITPGQPATPQLQSTTTGSKINFKVNR, encoded by the coding sequence ATGTCTGTTGAGATTAGCGTCACTTTAATCGCCCTTGCATTTACGGCACTTGTAGTATATTTGATTCTGACATTGAAAAAAGCTATGAATGTATTAGATGAAACCAATTCAGCGTTGTCAGATGTTCGTAAAGCCGTTAACGGAATTACTTCTGAAAGCAAACAATTAATACATACGGCCAATGAAATCACAATTGATGTTAAGGACAAAATTAAAGCTGTTGATCCCTTAATTGAAACTGCGCATGATGTCGGTGAAGCTTTGCATAGTGTGACGAATACAGTTAGACAAGCCGCTGAATTCATTACACCAGGTCAACCGGCCACACCACAACTGCAAAGCACCACAACGGGTAGCAAAATTAACTTTAAGGTAAACCGATAG
- a CDS encoding DUF2269 family protein — translation MIPIIRRSARTLGQLHFAFDITTKLAIIPKIGGAMLILTGVWLMIITKTGMSQMWLNVSILLSLLLVVLIDGWIEPRMTKIIKIISESEDRGNEIPAEFELLTKKILPIETATQLLMIVILMLMVVKPF, via the coding sequence GTGATACCCATTATTCGAAGATCCGCTAGAACACTCGGCCAGTTGCACTTTGCCTTTGATATAACGACTAAACTTGCCATAATACCTAAAATAGGCGGAGCCATGCTTATTTTAACCGGGGTTTGGCTGATGATTATAACGAAGACAGGGATGTCCCAAATGTGGCTGAATGTATCCATTCTTTTATCGCTGCTCTTGGTAGTCTTAATTGACGGTTGGATAGAGCCGCGTATGACAAAGATTATAAAGATCATATCTGAGAGTGAAGACCGGGGTAATGAGATACCCGCCGAATTCGAACTGCTGACAAAAAAGATCTTACCCATCGAGACGGCAACACAACTGCTAATGATTGTCATATTGATGCTTATGGTCGTTAAGCCATTCTAG
- a CDS encoding NAD(P)-dependent oxidoreductase: protein MKIVVFGATGNTGKRVLIQGIKLGHEMTAFVRNSEKLYEQLSEHSPKHMKVIVDDLMNQESICEALAHQDAAIIAAGHAGQGEEFVRIVDHIISQCESQPSFSGRVWIMGGAGLLDIPYTDLIGNNLPGFPPEYRNHNLNFERIKQTGLDWSMMCPGTMIDSREHTDQDYLHVTTDTLPIQISETIKEYSEAEIAGHLFSRFQELNVTYDDVVKCMLDHLELGGTFRSKRVGLAYQSKVTVS, encoded by the coding sequence TTGAAAATTGTTGTTTTTGGCGCGACAGGGAATACAGGGAAAAGAGTGTTGATACAAGGGATAAAGTTGGGACATGAAATGACTGCATTTGTGCGTAATTCTGAGAAGCTTTATGAACAATTAAGTGAGCATTCCCCAAAGCATATGAAGGTGATCGTGGACGATCTGATGAATCAGGAAAGCATCTGTGAGGCGCTTGCGCATCAAGACGCCGCTATTATTGCAGCCGGCCATGCGGGCCAGGGAGAAGAGTTTGTTCGTATCGTAGATCATATTATAAGTCAATGTGAAAGCCAACCCAGTTTCTCTGGGCGAGTATGGATTATGGGAGGAGCCGGCCTGCTAGATATTCCATATACTGATCTCATCGGCAACAATTTACCCGGCTTCCCGCCTGAGTATAGAAACCACAACCTGAATTTCGAAAGGATAAAACAGACTGGGCTCGATTGGTCTATGATGTGTCCGGGAACCATGATTGATTCGAGAGAGCACACAGATCAAGATTATTTACATGTTACAACGGATACCTTGCCCATTCAGATCTCGGAAACGATCAAGGAATATTCCGAGGCAGAGATAGCCGGTCACTTGTTCAGCCGATTTCAAGAGCTGAATGTTACTTATGACGATGTCGTCAAATGTATGTTGGACCATCTTGAACTCGGAGGAACATTTAGAAGTAAAAGGGTCGGTCTAGCTTATCAAAGTAAAGTTACAGTGAGCTGA
- a CDS encoding winged helix-turn-helix transcriptional regulator yields the protein MIHQRECPVETLIHVLGGKWKPMILWHILDSTKRFNDLEKLIPDVSQKMLSQHLRDLEREGVVDRTVYPSVPPKVEYSLSDYGRTLIPVAEVMCAWGENHNKRKHEESAS from the coding sequence ATGATTCATCAGCGTGAATGTCCAGTTGAGACACTCATTCATGTATTAGGTGGCAAATGGAAGCCAATGATTTTATGGCATATACTTGATTCCACAAAGAGATTCAACGATCTGGAAAAGCTCATACCTGATGTTTCACAAAAAATGCTTTCGCAACATCTCCGGGATTTGGAACGAGAAGGCGTAGTTGATAGAACGGTATATCCCTCAGTACCTCCAAAAGTAGAATATTCTCTTAGTGACTACGGCAGAACTTTGATTCCTGTAGCAGAAGTCATGTGTGCTTGGGGAGAAAATCATAATAAGCGGAAACATGAAGAGTCAGCTTCATAA
- the modA gene encoding molybdate ABC transporter substrate-binding protein has product MLKRNGVLTLAAVLTVVSLYVSTQLAQSTHPKTELIVSAAASLKGSLDQIEKLYEKKHKDINLTFNYGSSGTLQKQIEQGAPVDLFFSAGRKQMDALVKGNLVKQSTNILNNELVMIIPSDSKHTLTTVKQLTNKDIEKVAIGQPESVPAGQYAKEALTVRKVWDPLKDKLIYAKDVRQVLTYVETGNADAGFVYKTDALASKKVKMAIHILSSVHAPISYPAGVLKESKHMTEATTFYNYLQSNEADAVFKKYGFKLR; this is encoded by the coding sequence ATGTTGAAAAGAAATGGGGTCCTTACTCTTGCGGCTGTACTTACGGTTGTTTCATTGTATGTGTCGACACAACTGGCTCAATCAACACATCCAAAAACTGAGTTAATTGTGTCTGCTGCAGCGAGCCTTAAAGGCAGTCTCGATCAGATCGAGAAACTTTATGAGAAGAAACATAAGGATATTAATTTAACATTTAACTACGGGTCCTCCGGCACTTTGCAGAAACAAATTGAACAAGGCGCACCGGTCGATCTTTTTTTCTCAGCGGGCCGCAAACAAATGGATGCACTCGTGAAAGGTAACTTAGTTAAGCAAAGCACAAACATCTTGAACAACGAACTTGTAATGATTATCCCTTCTGATTCTAAACACACATTAACAACCGTTAAACAATTGACCAATAAAGACATCGAAAAAGTAGCAATAGGTCAACCGGAATCTGTACCTGCCGGTCAATATGCGAAAGAAGCATTAACTGTGCGTAAGGTCTGGGATCCACTTAAGGATAAACTCATATATGCTAAAGATGTGCGTCAGGTGCTAACTTATGTTGAAACAGGAAATGCAGATGCGGGATTTGTCTATAAAACGGATGCTCTGGCTTCGAAGAAAGTGAAGATGGCTATCCATATCCTTTCCAGCGTTCACGCGCCTATCTCTTACCCTGCTGGCGTATTGAAGGAATCCAAACACATGACCGAGGCAACCACTTTCTATAACTATCTACAATCCAATGAAGCTGATGCTGTTTTTAAAAAGTACGGATTCAAACTACGTTAA
- the modB gene encoding molybdate ABC transporter permease subunit, producing MDWKAVFEPISLSIQISITASLIVFICSITVAYKMARARFIGKSIVETILLLPLVLPPTVVGLVLLVLLGRRSWIGKAYEAIFNGPLLFTWGAAAVAAVIVAFPLAYRTMKAGFESVDDDLEDSARSIGANEWQVFRFISVPLAKRSLTSAYILGFCRGLGEFGATLMVAGNIPGKTQTIPTAIYVAAEGGNMSMAWTWAGIMILLSFVMLLLSNRITKES from the coding sequence TTGGACTGGAAAGCAGTTTTTGAACCCATTTCACTCTCTATACAAATCTCAATCACAGCCAGTTTGATCGTCTTTATTTGTTCAATAACTGTAGCCTATAAGATGGCGCGAGCACGGTTCATTGGCAAAAGTATTGTTGAAACCATTCTGCTATTGCCGCTTGTATTGCCTCCAACGGTTGTCGGATTGGTATTGCTTGTCCTGCTTGGACGACGGAGTTGGATTGGCAAAGCCTATGAAGCCATCTTCAATGGGCCGCTTCTGTTCACGTGGGGAGCTGCAGCGGTTGCCGCCGTGATTGTCGCCTTTCCACTTGCTTATCGAACGATGAAAGCCGGTTTTGAAAGTGTCGATGACGACCTCGAAGATTCTGCCAGGTCCATTGGAGCCAACGAATGGCAAGTGTTTCGATTCATTTCCGTTCCATTGGCCAAACGCTCTCTCACATCAGCATACATTCTTGGTTTTTGCCGGGGATTAGGTGAATTCGGAGCAACACTCATGGTTGCCGGAAACATTCCAGGTAAGACGCAAACCATCCCTACAGCCATCTATGTTGCCGCAGAAGGCGGAAATATGTCTATGGCCTGGACCTGGGCAGGAATTATGATCTTATTATCGTTCGTCATGTTGTTACTCTCCAACCGGATTACGAAAGAATCCTAA
- a CDS encoding SRPBCC domain-containing protein, with amino-acid sequence MTNQIISKVEDKTLTLERIFKAPRELVFKAFTQEEHLKQWWGPRGWSLPVCNLDFRVGGVWHYCMKCEDRSMGEYYGMESWGKGVYSEIQAPEKIVYTDYFSDAEGTVSESMPATICTLTFIEIEGETKVISTSEYATTEGLKQVMDMGMLQGITETWDRLGEHLEAIQ; translated from the coding sequence ATGACGAATCAAATTATTTCTAAGGTAGAAGACAAAACCCTTACGCTAGAGCGTATATTCAAGGCACCTCGTGAACTGGTTTTTAAGGCTTTCACGCAGGAAGAGCATCTGAAGCAATGGTGGGGACCAAGAGGCTGGTCTTTGCCGGTTTGTAACTTGGACTTCCGTGTGGGCGGCGTATGGCATTATTGCATGAAATGTGAGGACAGAAGTATGGGTGAATATTACGGAATGGAATCATGGGGCAAGGGAGTATATAGCGAAATCCAGGCGCCGGAGAAGATTGTATATACTGATTATTTCTCTGATGCGGAAGGCACTGTTTCTGAGTCCATGCCAGCTACAATTTGCACATTGACGTTCATCGAAATCGAAGGCGAAACTAAAGTCATTAGTACGTCTGAATATGCCACAACGGAGGGCTTAAAACAGGTAATGGACATGGGAATGCTGCAAGGCATCACCGAGACATGGGATCGTCTAGGGGAACACCTGGAAGCTATCCAATAG
- a CDS encoding YqkE family protein, producing MAGKRNARHAPKPPKSGGDQPATLKDMLSPEILNKLKAQADALKADEAQRIEDQRIRKEEAKKAEQQRLDNDFGYLLNQSTVDVDWRKHK from the coding sequence TTGGCAGGCAAAAGAAATGCGCGTCACGCGCCAAAACCCCCGAAATCGGGAGGGGATCAACCCGCAACACTGAAGGATATGTTGAGTCCTGAGATTCTGAACAAGCTTAAGGCACAAGCAGATGCGTTAAAAGCCGATGAAGCCCAAAGAATAGAAGATCAGAGGATCCGGAAGGAAGAGGCAAAGAAGGCTGAACAACAGAGGCTGGACAATGATTTTGGCTATCTGTTAAATCAGAGCACTGTGGATGTGGATTGGCGTAAACATAAATAA
- the xerS gene encoding tyrosine recombinase XerS produces the protein MNTIRMKDRLELEQKIPTMPWYVQKFLHHKLPDLSPSTLLEYIRDYDVFFNWMSENELSAGETPELHDLEKLHMESIDAFRAFLATRKDNARVTITRKLSSLRSLFHYLSQIAEDEQFYPLLKRNVMAKVEIRRANKPKETANRLEGKLLQEEEIAEFIHYIHDQYVEDIRNNKQALYAYHLNKIRDTCIISLILHSGLRVSEIVNLSVGDLDMNQKMVNVLRKGSKEDNYKTAVYFRQEAKPYLTEYMDLRNQTYKSPRREQALFLTLPNGATEGKRMTKRAIQEMVIKYAKRFGKPFLRVHMLRHSFATDYYLQNDLYKTQEQLGHASPETTQIYAHLTDKTMSRAIDFRKWEE, from the coding sequence ATGAACACTATTCGCATGAAAGATCGTCTGGAGCTTGAACAGAAAATTCCGACGATGCCCTGGTATGTGCAGAAATTTCTTCACCACAAGCTGCCGGATCTCTCTCCGTCCACTTTGCTTGAGTATATTCGTGATTATGATGTATTCTTCAACTGGATGTCAGAGAACGAATTATCTGCCGGGGAAACACCGGAATTACACGATCTCGAGAAGCTCCATATGGAAAGTATAGATGCGTTTCGAGCTTTTTTGGCAACAAGAAAGGATAACGCCAGAGTAACAATCACCCGCAAGCTTTCCTCACTTCGTTCCTTATTCCATTATTTAAGCCAGATTGCGGAAGATGAGCAGTTCTACCCGTTGCTTAAACGCAATGTAATGGCCAAAGTGGAAATCCGTCGAGCTAACAAGCCCAAGGAAACCGCCAATCGACTGGAAGGGAAACTGCTGCAAGAAGAAGAGATTGCTGAGTTTATCCATTATATTCACGATCAATATGTGGAGGATATCCGAAATAACAAGCAAGCTTTGTACGCCTACCACCTTAATAAAATCAGAGATACCTGTATTATTTCGTTGATTCTTCACTCCGGGTTACGCGTTTCCGAAATTGTAAATTTGTCGGTCGGTGATTTGGATATGAATCAGAAAATGGTCAATGTCCTTCGGAAAGGAAGTAAGGAGGATAATTACAAAACCGCCGTATACTTCAGACAAGAAGCCAAGCCCTATTTAACGGAATACATGGATTTGCGGAACCAAACTTATAAATCTCCCCGCAGGGAACAAGCATTATTTCTAACACTGCCTAATGGCGCAACGGAAGGCAAACGAATGACGAAACGAGCTATTCAAGAGATGGTCATTAAATATGCGAAGCGCTTCGGAAAGCCTTTTCTACGAGTACATATGTTAAGACATTCGTTCGCTACAGATTACTATTTGCAAAATGATTTGTACAAAACACAAGAACAATTAGGTCACGCATCGCCCGAAACCACACAAATATACGCCCATCTAACCGATAAGACGATGTCAAGGGCCATTGATTTTCGCAAATGGGAGGAATAA
- the ade gene encoding adenine deaminase has protein sequence MLNHKAAIEGNPFHRATLADVVPDLVAVARGSKPADLVIRDGKLVNVVSGEVIPGISVGIYGSRIAFVGKDASHLIGEGTRVIEAKGRYMAPGLLDGHCHIESTQLTVTQFARAVLPLGTTGGFFDPHEISNVLGLKGLRLMVEEARGTPLAAYMQVASCVPSTGPQLETTGAYIGPDEVAEAFTWGPDVIALGEVMNFPGVVYGDEKMLGEIQATLRAGRLADGHFTWPTGDWRLAAYAASGITGDHECVTAEDVIERVRLGMYAMMRRGSAWHDVARTITAHTEHGIDPRRLMLVTDDRSSESLLDEGHMNFVVRHAIQQGVKPVTAFQMATINTAERFGVARDVGTITPGSCADIILLDGPLADVNVVLTIAAGQVVAEHGVMVTELPAFQYPEEATSSMKLKRDVRATDFIINTPLDTGIVKARVIELLENRVDTRELFRELNAHKGILSELPHDLCKMAVIERHHASGDQALGLVAGVGFTEAAAIALTVAHDSHNLMVIGNDDDYMALAANTVRSAHGGIAVVTSGGTTILPLPIAGLMSDAPFEQVAEASRAISQALIQAGCKVNYATMTISLLALVVIPELRLSDKGLVRISDEGFQIVPLFVE, from the coding sequence ATGTTAAATCATAAAGCTGCTATAGAAGGGAATCCATTTCACCGAGCTACTCTCGCGGATGTTGTTCCTGATCTGGTTGCTGTCGCTCGGGGATCTAAACCTGCAGACCTGGTCATTCGGGACGGAAAACTGGTTAACGTGGTTTCAGGGGAAGTCATTCCCGGTATATCGGTAGGTATTTATGGTTCCCGGATCGCCTTCGTCGGTAAGGATGCGTCTCATCTGATTGGCGAAGGAACAAGGGTCATTGAAGCCAAGGGAAGATACATGGCTCCGGGTCTCCTGGACGGTCATTGTCATATTGAAAGCACACAATTGACGGTAACTCAATTTGCCCGGGCTGTATTACCTTTGGGAACAACTGGAGGATTTTTTGATCCGCATGAAATTTCCAACGTTCTCGGGTTAAAAGGATTGCGGTTAATGGTTGAAGAAGCGCGTGGCACGCCGCTTGCCGCCTATATGCAGGTAGCTTCCTGCGTACCTTCGACCGGACCTCAACTTGAAACGACCGGCGCCTACATCGGTCCTGACGAAGTAGCGGAAGCTTTTACGTGGGGACCCGATGTCATTGCGCTCGGCGAAGTCATGAATTTCCCGGGTGTCGTCTACGGCGACGAGAAGATGCTGGGGGAAATTCAGGCCACACTCAGGGCCGGCCGACTGGCCGACGGACATTTCACATGGCCGACCGGGGATTGGCGGCTTGCAGCGTATGCTGCAAGCGGGATTACCGGCGACCATGAATGCGTCACGGCCGAGGATGTCATTGAACGCGTCCGTTTGGGGATGTACGCGATGATGCGGCGCGGATCGGCATGGCATGATGTGGCGCGGACCATCACCGCCCATACGGAGCACGGCATCGACCCGCGCCGCCTGATGCTCGTTACCGACGATCGAAGCTCGGAATCGTTGCTCGATGAAGGTCACATGAACTTTGTCGTTCGTCATGCGATCCAGCAAGGGGTTAAGCCGGTAACGGCTTTCCAGATGGCGACCATTAACACAGCGGAGAGATTCGGTGTAGCACGCGATGTGGGGACGATTACGCCGGGTTCTTGCGCGGACATCATTCTATTGGATGGCCCTCTGGCCGATGTGAATGTCGTACTGACGATTGCCGCGGGGCAAGTGGTAGCTGAGCATGGCGTGATGGTTACCGAGTTGCCGGCGTTTCAGTACCCGGAGGAGGCGACCTCTTCCATGAAATTGAAGCGGGATGTCCGCGCGACGGACTTTATCATAAACACACCGCTTGATACAGGCATCGTCAAGGCCAGGGTCATTGAATTGCTCGAGAATCGTGTGGATACACGTGAGCTGTTCCGTGAATTGAATGCGCACAAGGGCATACTTTCAGAGCTTCCTCACGACTTGTGCAAAATGGCGGTTATTGAACGCCACCACGCTTCAGGCGATCAAGCCTTAGGTTTGGTGGCGGGTGTCGGCTTTACTGAAGCGGCAGCCATTGCCTTGACCGTTGCCCATGACAGCCATAACCTGATGGTTATTGGTAACGATGATGATTATATGGCATTAGCGGCCAACACAGTCCGTTCCGCTCATGGCGGGATTGCGGTCGTAACAAGTGGAGGCACAACCATTCTGCCGTTACCCATTGCGGGGTTAATGTCGGATGCGCCGTTTGAACAAGTGGCGGAGGCATCCCGTGCAATCAGCCAAGCATTGATTCAGGCGGGTTGCAAGGTTAATTATGCGACTATGACGATTTCCTTACTCGCTTTGGTCGTTATTCCCGAACTGAGGTTATCGGATAAAGGGCTTGTCCGGATTTCGGATGAAGGATTCCAAATCGTTCCTTTGTTTGTTGAATAA
- a CDS encoding metalloregulator ArsR/SmtB family transcription factor produces MCVNIKKEEAERALISLRSAIPLFQALSDPARQDIILLLAERDAMTVGAITEQSQLSRPAISHHLKILRDTKLVRSEQKGTQRYYSLEIVNALDTMKALIHDVETACAP; encoded by the coding sequence ATGTGCGTAAATATTAAAAAAGAAGAAGCGGAGCGGGCATTAATCTCTCTTCGTTCCGCTATTCCGTTGTTTCAGGCGCTTAGCGATCCGGCCAGACAGGATATTATTCTGCTGCTGGCGGAGCGGGACGCGATGACGGTGGGTGCCATAACGGAGCAGTCGCAATTATCGCGTCCCGCTATTTCGCATCATCTCAAGATACTGCGTGATACTAAGCTTGTACGCAGTGAACAAAAAGGAACGCAGCGTTACTATTCTTTGGAAATTGTAAACGCCTTGGACACCATGAAAGCATTAATTCACGACGTTGAAACGGCATGCGCACCGTAA
- a CDS encoding aldehyde dehydrogenase — protein MFTLNIPDVVNSQRAYFAEGHTRSLDRRMDMLRALRAGILRYEEDLINALKKDLNKSDKEAYMTEIGFLLEEIRFTLKHLKRWAKPKRVKTAKTHIGSSGRIIPEPYGVTLVIAPWNYPVQLALAPVIGALAAGNTVVLKPSELTPNVSALLSRMIKDVFHESGWITVVEGGVEASSTLLEQKFDYIFFTGSVPVGKIVMEAAAKQLIPLTLELGGKSPCIVHKDADLQLAAKRIVFGKFTNAGQTCIAPDYLLVHEEISAKFMEHLKATIEEFYSTDPLGNPDYARIVSERHFDRLAAFLEAGTIVTGGRTDRSKLIMEPTLMEGVSWDSPVMQDEIFGPILPIIKYTHLDETIRAINARPKPLALYLFTTDQAVQDQVVEYVPFGGGCINDTLMHIATPYLPFGGVGESGMGSYHGESSFQAFSHYKSVLKQTNRFDFSFRYPSAKNGLKLIRKLMK, from the coding sequence GTGTTTACTTTGAATATTCCTGATGTGGTAAATAGCCAGCGAGCTTATTTCGCTGAGGGACATACCCGTAGTTTAGATCGGCGCATGGATATGTTGCGAGCGCTGCGAGCAGGAATTCTTCGCTATGAAGAAGATCTGATAAATGCGCTTAAGAAAGATCTGAATAAGTCGGATAAAGAAGCCTATATGACGGAGATCGGGTTTCTTCTGGAGGAAATTCGGTTTACTTTAAAGCATCTGAAGCGGTGGGCGAAGCCTAAACGGGTAAAGACAGCAAAAACGCACATTGGCTCTTCAGGGAGAATTATACCTGAACCTTACGGTGTAACTCTGGTAATCGCGCCGTGGAATTATCCTGTCCAATTGGCTTTAGCCCCTGTAATCGGCGCATTGGCTGCCGGCAACACGGTTGTTCTGAAGCCCTCCGAGCTGACTCCTAACGTTTCGGCACTGCTTTCTAGGATGATCAAAGATGTGTTTCACGAATCCGGTTGGATTACCGTGGTGGAAGGCGGCGTCGAGGCAAGCTCGACCTTGCTCGAGCAGAAGTTTGATTATATTTTCTTTACCGGAAGCGTGCCTGTCGGCAAAATTGTCATGGAAGCGGCCGCGAAGCAGCTTATTCCGTTAACATTGGAGTTAGGCGGGAAAAGTCCTTGTATTGTCCATAAAGATGCGGATCTGCAGCTTGCCGCGAAGCGAATCGTATTCGGCAAATTTACGAATGCGGGTCAAACCTGCATCGCCCCCGATTACCTGTTGGTTCATGAGGAAATAAGTGCTAAATTTATGGAGCATTTAAAGGCAACCATTGAAGAGTTCTACAGCACGGATCCCCTTGGGAACCCGGACTACGCGCGTATCGTAAGTGAACGTCACTTCGACAGGCTTGCCGCATTTCTTGAAGCAGGAACCATTGTTACAGGCGGGCGCACGGATCGCAGCAAATTAATCATGGAACCTACTCTGATGGAGGGGGTTAGCTGGGATTCGCCAGTGATGCAGGACGAGATTTTCGGTCCTATTTTGCCCATTATAAAATACACTCACTTGGACGAGACGATCCGAGCAATTAATGCCAGACCGAAACCTCTAGCCCTCTATCTGTTCACTACGGATCAAGCTGTACAGGATCAAGTTGTTGAATATGTTCCTTTTGGCGGCGGGTGTATTAATGATACGTTAATGCATATTGCCACACCCTATCTGCCATTCGGCGGTGTCGGGGAGAGCGGTATGGGCAGTTATCACGGGGAAAGCTCGTTTCAAGCCTTTTCTCACTATAAGAGTGTCTTGAAACAAACCAACAGGTTTGATTTCAGTTTCCGTTATCCTTCGGCTAAGAACGGATTAAAGCTCATACGCAAACTTATGAAGTGA